Proteins from a genomic interval of Medicago truncatula cultivar Jemalong A17 chromosome 3, MtrunA17r5.0-ANR, whole genome shotgun sequence:
- the LOC11431728 gene encoding probable inactive poly [ADP-ribose] polymerase SRO2 isoform X2, with amino-acid sequence MEFAQQQEQWDHGASIGEDSSTVSDCESGVSATTTGEEQRQRRQNSDSFLVWLGEGDSVYDLLKTRFLHGLGALSSKAEILAIQRNACSDAVSQARLRSFLVYAEAVSKLRGGDSNVKYAWYGSSGENDVRGILSNGFSHVHGNSICLSPDDSPLQSVKSCAVGRDGVRHLILCRVILGRTEIVQADTKQCYPSCADYDSGVDSFSAPTKYMIWSSRMNTHVWPAYVLSFKVSSLKVEIEGYGRPTSPSVPFPTLISMLSKVSPQLDIALICKFYKARKEKKISRHELIEKVRQIAGDKLLFSIIKYYRAKKKPTSFQQARSKNGN; translated from the exons ATGGAATTCGCTCAACAACAAGAGCAATGGGATCATGGTGCCAGCATCGGTGAAGACTCCTCCACCGTTTCCGACTGCGAAAGCGGTGTTTCCGCCACCACCACTGGCGAAGAACAAAGACAACGACGACAAAATTCTGATTCGTTTTTAGTTTGGTTAGGAGAAGGTGACTCTGTTTATGACCTACTAAAGACGAGGTTCCTTCATGGCTTGGGCGCTCTTTCGAGCAAAGCTGAGATTCTTGCTATTCAAAGAAACGCATGTTCTGACGCCGTTTCACAGGCGCGGCTTCGATCCTTTCTTGTTTATGCAGAAGCTGTTTCCAAACTTCGCGGTGGAGATTCGAATGTGAAATATGCTTGGTATGGGAGTTCTGGTGAGAATGACGTTAGAGGCATTCTATCAAACGGGTTCAGTCATGTCCATGGGAATAGCATCTGCCTCTCTCCAGATGATTCTCCTCTCCAAAG TGTAAAAAGTTGTGCTGTTGGAAGAGATGGCGTCAGGCATTTGATACTGTGCAGGGTTATTTTGGGAAGAACTGAGATTGTGCAAGCTGACACAAAACAATGTTATCCAAGTTGTGCGGATTATGATTCTGGGGTTGATAGTTTTTCAGCTCCAACTAAGTACATGATTTGGAGTAGTAGAATGAATACTCATGTTTGGCCTGCATATGTTTTAAGCTTCAAGGTTTCTTCTTTGAAAG TTGAGATTGAAGGATATGGGAGACCAACTTCACCTTCGGTGCCTTTTCCGACTTTGATTTCTATGCTTTCCAAGGTTTCGCCGCAACTTGATATTGCCCTGATTTGCAAGTTCTATAAAGCTAGAAAG GAAAAGAAGATTTCCCGACATGAATTGATAGAAAAAGTGAGACAAATTGCAGGAGACAAGTTGCTGTTTTCAATCATTAAGTATTATAGAGCCAAG AAAAAACCTACAAGTTTTCAGCAAGCAAGGTCAAAGAATGGCAACTAG
- the LOC11431728 gene encoding probable inactive poly [ADP-ribose] polymerase SRO2 isoform X1, with protein sequence MEFAQQQEQWDHGASIGEDSSTVSDCESGVSATTTGEEQRQRRQNSDSFLVWLGEGDSVYDLLKTRFLHGLGALSSKAEILAIQRNACSDAVSQARLRSFLVYAEAVSKLRGGDSNVKYAWYGSSGENDVRGILSNGFSHVHGNSICLSPDDSPLQSVKSCAVGRDGVRHLILCRVILGRTEIVQADTKQCYPSCADYDSGVDSFSAPTKYMIWSSRMNTHVWPAYVLSFKVSSLKAVEIEGYGRPTSPSVPFPTLISMLSKVSPQLDIALICKFYKARKEKKISRHELIEKVRQIAGDKLLFSIIKYYRAKKKPTSFQQARSKNGN encoded by the exons ATGGAATTCGCTCAACAACAAGAGCAATGGGATCATGGTGCCAGCATCGGTGAAGACTCCTCCACCGTTTCCGACTGCGAAAGCGGTGTTTCCGCCACCACCACTGGCGAAGAACAAAGACAACGACGACAAAATTCTGATTCGTTTTTAGTTTGGTTAGGAGAAGGTGACTCTGTTTATGACCTACTAAAGACGAGGTTCCTTCATGGCTTGGGCGCTCTTTCGAGCAAAGCTGAGATTCTTGCTATTCAAAGAAACGCATGTTCTGACGCCGTTTCACAGGCGCGGCTTCGATCCTTTCTTGTTTATGCAGAAGCTGTTTCCAAACTTCGCGGTGGAGATTCGAATGTGAAATATGCTTGGTATGGGAGTTCTGGTGAGAATGACGTTAGAGGCATTCTATCAAACGGGTTCAGTCATGTCCATGGGAATAGCATCTGCCTCTCTCCAGATGATTCTCCTCTCCAAAG TGTAAAAAGTTGTGCTGTTGGAAGAGATGGCGTCAGGCATTTGATACTGTGCAGGGTTATTTTGGGAAGAACTGAGATTGTGCAAGCTGACACAAAACAATGTTATCCAAGTTGTGCGGATTATGATTCTGGGGTTGATAGTTTTTCAGCTCCAACTAAGTACATGATTTGGAGTAGTAGAATGAATACTCATGTTTGGCCTGCATATGTTTTAAGCTTCAAGGTTTCTTCTTTGAAAG CGGTTGAGATTGAAGGATATGGGAGACCAACTTCACCTTCGGTGCCTTTTCCGACTTTGATTTCTATGCTTTCCAAGGTTTCGCCGCAACTTGATATTGCCCTGATTTGCAAGTTCTATAAAGCTAGAAAG GAAAAGAAGATTTCCCGACATGAATTGATAGAAAAAGTGAGACAAATTGCAGGAGACAAGTTGCTGTTTTCAATCATTAAGTATTATAGAGCCAAG AAAAAACCTACAAGTTTTCAGCAAGCAAGGTCAAAGAATGGCAACTAG